The following proteins are co-located in the Microbacterium immunditiarum genome:
- the kynA gene encoding tryptophan 2,3-dioxygenase, which translates to MSDGVERNTRAIEGSVVTDFTDRMSYGGYLELDTLLSAQHPLSRPEHHDELLFIIQHQTTELWLKLVLHELGAACRFLREDHLAPALKSIARVKHIQKTLTEQWSVLATLTPAEYVQFRGVLGNASGFQSAQYRAVEFTLGNKNAAMLRVFESDPAAHALVREALEAPSLYDEFLRLLSRAGYPIPASVLERDVTKAWVFTPELVPVIADIYDDPQAHWAAYETCEELVDLEDDFQLWRFRHLKTVERIIGLKTGTGGSSGVPFLRRALELTFFPELYAVRTELREPSRDPAPSPAEG; encoded by the coding sequence TTCACCGACCGCATGAGCTACGGGGGCTACCTCGAGCTCGACACGCTGCTGTCGGCGCAGCATCCGCTCAGCCGGCCCGAGCATCACGACGAGCTGCTGTTCATCATCCAGCATCAGACCACGGAGCTGTGGCTCAAGCTCGTGCTGCATGAGCTCGGAGCCGCGTGCCGATTCCTGCGCGAGGACCACCTCGCGCCCGCGCTCAAGTCGATCGCGCGGGTCAAGCACATCCAGAAGACGTTGACCGAGCAGTGGTCGGTGCTCGCGACGCTCACGCCCGCCGAGTACGTGCAGTTCCGCGGCGTTCTCGGCAACGCGAGCGGGTTCCAATCGGCTCAGTACCGCGCGGTCGAGTTCACGCTCGGCAACAAGAATGCCGCGATGCTGCGGGTGTTCGAATCGGATCCCGCCGCCCACGCGCTCGTCCGCGAAGCGCTGGAGGCGCCGAGCCTGTACGACGAGTTCCTGCGGCTGCTCTCACGCGCGGGCTACCCGATCCCGGCGAGCGTGCTCGAGCGCGACGTCACGAAGGCGTGGGTCTTCACGCCCGAGCTCGTACCCGTGATCGCCGACATCTACGACGATCCGCAGGCGCACTGGGCGGCGTACGAGACGTGCGAAGAGCTCGTCGACCTCGAGGACGACTTCCAGCTGTGGCGGTTCCGCCACCTCAAGACGGTCGAGCGCATCATCGGCCTCAAGACCGGCACGGGCGGGTCGAGCGGTGTGCCGTTCCTGCGCCGCGCGCTCGAGCTGACGTTCTTCCCCGAGCTGTACGCGGTGCGCACCGAGCTGCGCGAGCCGTCGCGTGACCCCGCGCCCTCCCCCGCCGAGGGGTGA